One Pyrococcus furiosus DSM 3638 genomic window, TGCTGCTCATCCTGAGGGCCAATGCAACACCCAATCCCGCTATTGCTATGCCCACAAAGAAGGCCAATACGAGAGCTGGTATTATTCCTGAAACTTTTAAGTCCGCTATGGTAAAGCTTAGTGCCACCATTATGAATCCTTGGATCATCGCAACTATTGCCCCTCCCGTTATCCTTCCTAGAATGCTTTCAACTCTACTCGCTGGAGCTACAAGTATTTCCTTCATGAAGCCAAACTGCTTGTCCCAAATTATTGTTAATCCCTGCATAAAGCTCATGTTGAACACAGTCATTACAACAACTCCTGGGACCAAGTAAGTCATGTAGTCAACTCCGCCAAATATTCTCGTTGCCATTGGAAAGTTAAAGACTCCACTCCATCCCTTTCCGAAAAATATGAGCCAGATTAGTGGGTTTAGGATGCTCCCCATGATTCTTGAAGGTGACCTCACGAATCTCTTAAGCTCACGGTAGATCATCGTTGAGAAGACGTTCATCTTCCCCACCTCCTCATTGGCATTGTTGACCTATCAGAAGCTTCATCCCTTATCTCTCTCCCCGTTAAGTGCAAGAAGACGTCGTTTAGCGTAGGTCTGTGGTAGGTAACCTCCAAGATCTTAAGTCCCATATCCCTGGCCTTTTCAAACACCAAAGGTAGGACTTCTGCCGCATTATTAACTTCTAGAGCGACCCTTCCATCGTTGAGAATTTTACATCCCCTAATGAACTCAGCTTGAACACAGGTGGGTTTCTCAAACTTGACGTAGATTATGTCATTCCCCACCAACTTCTTCAGCTCTTCAGTAGTTCCCTTGGCTATTATCTTTCCGTGGTCTATGATTGCTATCCTATCTGCAAGCTGCTCAGCTTCATCCATGTAGTGGGTGGTTAGGAATATTGTCATGTCATGCTCCTCTTTCATCGTCTTAATGTACTCCCAAATGTGAGCCCTGGTTTGGGGATCAAGACCTATTGTTGGTTCATCTAAAAAGAGCACTTCTGGCTCATGTAGCAGAGATCTGGCTATTTCCAGCCTTCTTTGCATACCTCCTGAGAAGTATTTAACTTGCTTATCCCTAAACTCCCAGAGCTCGACGAATTTCAATAATTCCTCAATCTTCTTCTTGAGATCTTGTCCTCTAAGTCCATAAATTCTTCCATGGATGTACATGTTTTCCCAGGCCGTTAGTTCTCTGTCAACACTTGGATCTTGAAAGACAATACCTATCTTCTTTCTAACTTCCATTGGCTCCTTAACTACATCGTGCCCAGCTACTATAGCTCTTCCCGAAGTGGGCTTCAGTAGCGTTGTTAATACGTGAACCGTTGTTGTTTTTCCAGCACCATTTGGGCCTAGAAAGGCGAATATTTCTCCCTGTTTTACTTTGAATGATATCCCCTTTACGGCTTCAAAGTCTCCATATTTTTTAACGAGGTTCTCCACTATTATTGCCTCCATATTGTTCACCTCCCAGGAGAATTAGCTTAATTCTTTTAACGAAGTTGGAAAACTCCCTCGCAAGAGCAGCTTTTTGCTCTTCAGAAAGCTTGTCAATGTTTTCAACAACTTCCCTTAGAACCTGGGCAACCTCCTTACCCCCAAGTTCTGAAAATTCTTTGAGTTTATTTGCAATCTCTAAAGCTTCTTTCACTTCGTCTTCGTGTTTTCTTAGATATTCTCTCCCTTTTTCTGTTATTTTGTGGAGCTTCTTTTCCCTCTTTCCTTCCCCTGCTACTTCAATCAGTCCGCTCTTTCTTAAGGATGAGAGGATTGGATAGATTGCACCTGGGCTTACCTTTATTCCAAAGGTTTCTTCTAATCTTGTCATAATGCCATATCCATGTAGTGGGTTTTCTTCTAGGAGCTTTAGGATTAGTAGCTTTAGATGACCCTTGAACCTGGGCTTTTCCACAATATCACCTGATATATCAATTGATATATCAACTTATAAGTACTTTCCTTAAGCCTCGAGTACGCTAAATACATGAAAGAAATACCGAGACTGGTATTACTAAAGGATCTCTAGAGAACTTTGACTTGGATAATGTTATCACCTTCCTTATCTTTCCAACCTTAACTGGAGAAGCTTTAATGTTGTCGCTCCACTTAACCTCTATCCCTATTCCATCTCTAGTCACAACATCGATCTCCCTTCCATCGCGCCAATATCCTACTTCATATCTCCTTGCCACATGAGTTGCTACCACACTCTCGACTATCTTATCTTCACTTGGTTCCTCCGTTAAGGTCCATCTAGAGACTAAGTGGTAGAGAAAGGGATCTATGAGGTGCACCTTTTTCTCCCGCCTAAAGTCTACTTCTAATTTGTTTGGATCTATGTATGGGAGAACCTTTACGAGAAACATTCTCTCGAAAAGTTCAATGTAGTTAAATACTGTTTTGTGGGATCCTATATCTATCTCTTTCGCAATTCCATGCCAACTCACTGGAGAGGGGAGCTTTTTGATTATGGCCTTCATTATTCTCCTTGCAACCTCTTCACTTTTTCCAAGCTTTAGTATGTCTCCCCTCATCCAAGAAATATAGGTCTCATATGTCTCCTCTGAAACCTTATTATACCTTAGTATATCTTTCACTGCCCTGGGAAATCCGCCACTAAGGAGGTAAAGTTTGAAGAGCTTATTAAGTTCTTTAATGAATGGTACGGCCTTTAAACACTCCTCAACTTTGTCTAGACTGTTTATCCTAGGGAGAAGTGAATGTAACTTTGGAGATGCTATCTTGATGAATTCCCTAAACGTCAATGGGAGCATTACTACATCCTTGCCTTTTCCTCTTCTCCCAGGAAATGTTTCAACTTCCCCTTTTGTATGCATGCTTGTTGATCCCGTTAAAATGAGGACGTCATTTTTGAATTTTCCCATGTCAATGTAAAGCTTTATTGCTCTAAACCACTCCCTTGGGAACGTGACTTCATCGAGGAGTATGTAAGACGATCTTATCCCTTCAATCTCTCTAATTTCGAGGTACTCATCGATAACATTCATAAGCTCCTTGTAATCGCTAATATAATCACATCGGAGATAAAAAATCGATCTTGGATTTATCCCTTCGTCGAGGAGTTTCTTTACTATGAGCTTCAATAGAGTAGTTTTCCCAACTTGTCTAGGGCCAAAGATTATATTAAGGGAGAAAGGCTCCAGAAGGATTTCCTTTATTATGTCAGGAACCCACTTAATTTCGCTCTCTACCCACTTTCTATAGTCTTCATCTTCCTTTATCCCTTCCTTTCCTTTCCACCATGGATTAAAATGTTCAATCATGTTGGTATTTGGATTACCAAATATTTAAAAATATTTTGGTAATGGAATTATCAACAAATCAGTCTTAAAAGCCTCCAAAGGTGAACTTTCTAGTACTCTTAATTCACTCTCTCTTGACAATTCTCATAGTGCTTCTCTTCTCCAGCCCCCTGGGCTTTAGTGCTGCACCTAGTATGTTCTCTTTGCCATCCCCCATTGTGAAGTTATTTTGCTTTAAATTTTCTCTATTTCTAGAAGCTAGAGTAATAGAGGATATTTTTTTCCTGAGTGGTTTTTACATATACAAAGTGGAAATTTTTAAATAGTCTAAGGCATACATAATATTTGTGGGCTGTTTTCGTAAATAGTAAAGTTTGTTGGGGTTTGTAAGGTGGCCAGAACAACAGGGGGATATGCATAGATTATGGTGAGGAATATGAAATCAAACTATAAATTGGTGATTTTTACTCTTTTCTTACTTTTGTTAGCTGGCATATTCACACTTTATGATCTGGAGAAATGTGAACAGGAACACTTGGATGAATCTTCCGAAAGAATATCACCCAACATTACGACCGAATTATGTTGTGGTCTCTTAAAGATTCCAGAACAATGGGAAACAAACTGCTCTGGAGTGGTAGAAATCAGCGAGAAGTATCCTATATGGCCAGGCTTTCCAGACAAAAAGCCAAACTGGACGGTCTTAATAGGTGTTGATGTTGCCTTCTACAATGGTGGAGCTTTAATCTCAATAACAGACAGGGAGTTCTGGGGTAGTAGGCCTCATCACTTCTCACTAATGGGATGCTTCTATAAGAATGGAACACTCTTCCTTCTAGTGAAGTACGAGGATTGTCCTACCTACAACAAGTTGCACAACGTAACCAAAACGTGTCTGATGGACAAATGGACCCCAACATTCTTTGTTCATCCCAAGGTTAATCCAGAAAATCTCGTTATCTACATAACGGGGAATAAAGAGGGAATTTTAATAATACCTTGGGAGGCCATATGGAATGATTAGGCATGCTGTTGTATTTTTCTTTTTATTACTTATTGGAGCTTTTGTATTTTCCCGAGCAATTAAAACTGTTGAAGTTCAAGTCCTTGTCTACTACCCGGGAGAGCTTGTGAGCAGGGGCTATCGCATAGAGGGGGGACAAGTAATACTTAAGTTCCATGCACTAAATAGGTCTGAGGAACTCAAGGTGAAGTATGAAACCTTCAAAGTTCGCTGCTTCTTCTGTGATCTTGATCTTGAGAATGCAACCATTATTATAGATGGAACTCCTTTAAAACCAACTTGCAAGGATTACATCATGAGCTTTGATACAGGTGATGGAATGCTTTACATCGCGAGCCCCTACAACCTAAGCGAGACTGCAGAGATCTGGATCCCTGAGGGATACCAATTCAAAGAGTTAAAATTTGAAAACAACACTCTTGTGATTCTGGTATCTCCTGGAGATGGCGAGAAGGTCAAGATTATTCACTCGGGAGTTGTAGCTGAGCACAGAGAAGGGCTCGAGAAGGGGTGGGTAAAGGTGATCTACACTGATGGGAGCAAAAGTTGGGGAGGGAGAGTTTACAGTTTTGGGGAGGGGGAGTGCCCAATACTCATTAAGACCTAGGACCCTCAAACCGAGTTCTACTATATTCTTTTCATCTTTTAAAGGGCTGAGGTTCATGAGCTATCTTGCTTTAAGTCTCAGGTTGAAATGGAAGGAACAACCTTACGGCCGAGAGCTGGGATTTACTTGAGGAAGTTCCATTCTATCGAAAGCCAGCTAAGAAGAAAAAGAAAAGCAGAACTATGAAAGCGCTTTCTCAAGTAGCTCAATTCCCAGGTCTAAGTACTCCTGGGCTTTCTCTTCGCTCTTTGCTTCGCTGAATATCCTTATTATTGGCTCCGTTCCACTTGCCCTAACCAAAACCCATCCATCTTCAAATATTATCTTAGCTCCATCAGTTGTGTCAACAGTGTATCCCCTCTCCCTCGCCATCTCTGCAACCTTATTTACTATTGCATACCTATCTCCCTCAACGTGCCTCTTGGTCTTTATCTGGTAGTACTTCGGCAGCTCATCTATGAGCTCGCTGAACTTCTTACCGCTCTTGGCGAATATTTCAACAACCTTAGCCACGGTCATTGCACCATCTCTTCCCAGTACGTGATCTGGGAAGATTACTCCACCGTTCTCTTCCCCGCCTATTGTTCCGTTGTTCTCATAGAGGGCCCTGGCAACTATTAGGTCACCTACTTTAGTTCTCATTACCTTAGCTCCATGCTTCTTCGCTATGTCATCGAGCAAGTTGGAGGTTGCCACGGTTGTAACTAGTAATCCTCCACCATTCTCCCTCAACACTGCATCGGCAACGAGTGCAAACGTCTTATCACCCTGAATGAATCTTCCGTTTTCATCTATGAATACTGCTCTGTCTGCATCTCCATCCTGGGCAACTCCAAAGTCTGCTCCCAAGGCCTTAACTATCTCCATGAATCCTTTGAGGTTCTCCTCATTTGGTTCGGGGTTTCTAGCTGGGAAGTGGCCATCTGGGTGGGCGTTTACGGAAACAACTTTACATCCGAGCTCTCTTAGCAGGTATGGTAGGGTTAGGGAGCCTGCTCCATTTGATGTGTCCACAACCACAAATGGCCTCCTCTTCTTTATGGCTTCAACATCTACCTTGGATTTTATAGCTTCAATGTAAGGCTTTATTATATCAACTTCTCTAACTTCCCCGATTTCATGCCACTCTACCCTGTCAAAGTCTTCCTTGAAGAATATCTCCTCGACAATAGCTTCTCTTTCCTTCTTTAATCCCATCCCATTCGGCTCAAGTAGCTTTATTCCATTGTATTCTGGTGGGTTGTGGGAGGCTGTTATAACTGCTCCCCCATCAGCTTTAAGGTGATTTGTTGCCCACTGAATAGCGGGAGTTGGAGCAATTCCCACATCGATTACATCACATCCAACACTTAGAAGTCCGCTTATTAGAGCACTCTTTAGCATTTCCCCACTCACTCTCGTGTCCCTACCGACTACTACAACTGGTTTCTTCTTCCCCTCTCTCCTTAGAAGGGTTCCGAATGCCATTCCTATTTTTAGAGCGAATTCTGGGGTTATGTCCTTGTTTGCTGTCCCCCTCACTCCAAATGTTCCAAACAGCTTCCCCATTTTATCACCTCCAGTGATTAATAAAAAAGAAGTTAAAAACCTAAGCCCTCTGGTAGTCGTCCTCTATTCTAACTATGTCGTCCTCTCCAAGATACTCTCCTATCTGAGTCTCAATTACTTCTAAAACCACTTTTCCTGGGTTTTCTAGTCTATGGATAACACCCGCTGGGATGAATGTGCTTTCTCCTGGCCTTAGAATGAATTCCTTGTCACCAACCCTAACCTTTGCAGTTCCCCTGACAACTACCCAGTGCTCGCTCCTGTGGTAGTGGAGTTGTAGGCTTAGCCTTTTCCCAGGTAGAACGGTTATCCTCTTTATCTTGTACCTCTCTCCTTCTTCCAGAACTGTGTAGCTTCCCCATGGCCTATAAGCTGTCCTATGAACTATTGCCCTCTCATCGTTTTCTTCCTTGAGTTTCTTGTAAACCTCTTTGACCTTCTGAGTTTCTCCTTTCTTTGCAACTAAGAGTGCATCTCCCGTATCAACAATAATTAGATCCTCAACCCCAACGGTTGCTGTTAACCTTTCAGTTAGAATTAGGTTGTTCTTGGAGTCGACGTTTATGTACTTCGCCTTGAATCCCCTTACCTCCACAGCGTTACCATTCTCGTCCTTTTGAAGTGCCTCATATACGGCATCGAAGCTTCCCAGGTCGTTCCAGTATGTGTTTAGCGGAACAACCGCCGCTTTATCGGTCTTCTCCATGATTCCATAGTCAACGCTTATCTCTGGGGCTAATTCGTAGGCTTCCTCTATAGTCTTCCCTTCTTCAAAGGCCTTTACTACATCTGGAGCATGCTTTCTGGCCTCTTCCATAAAGAGGGTTGTCCTGAACATGAACATTCCACTGTTCCAGTAGTAACCGTTCTCTACGTATCTTTTAGCGGTTTCCAAGTCTGGCTTTTCCTTAAACTCATCAACTAGAAATCCTAAGTTGCTTATCTTCTCTCCTGGCTTTATGTAGCCATAACCTGTGTGTGGCTTCGTTGGCTTTATTCCAAAGGTAACCAGGTAATTTTCAGCGAGCTTCTCAGCCTTCTTGAAGGCCTCTATGTAGTTCTCGTTAACATCTATCGCATGGTCACTTGGTAGCACTGCAACTATTGAGTCTCCAAAGCTTTCGTCGATAACTTTGAGTCCCCAATAAATTGCGGGTAGTGTATTTTTCCCAACGGGTTCCAAAAGGATGTTCTCTTCTGGAATATTAACTCCAATTTCGTTTAAGTCGTCAAGAACCCTGAACCTGTATTCTTTGTTGGTAACAACGAAAATCTCCTTTGGTTTTGAGAAAATTAGTGCTCTCTCAACTGTTTTCTGGAAAAGAGATTTATTTGAGAAAACTTTTATGAATTGCTTTGGCATTAGCTCTCTGCTCAGTGGCCAAAGCCTCGTTCCCTTTCCTCCAGCAAGAATTAATGTCTTCATGTCATCACCTCCTTTAAATTTTCTTTAACACATCTTTAATGGATGTAACATTTTCAGCATTTTCATGTCTTAAATCTCCAATGAGAAATGCAAAATCGACGACATCAAACATTGGAAAGTCGTTTTCTCCGTCTCCAACCGCGTAACTCTCCACTTCATCAACCCTTTTATAGAGGTCAAGCAACAACTTCGCGGCCTTTCCTTTGTCCGAATTTCCATGAACAGCGTAAAATCTGCTTCCCATCGTTACCTTAAACCCCTTCCTTATTAAATCTTTTTCCCATCCTTCTCTCTTCCACAAGAATATGGTCTCGCTGTATTCCCTATCCTTGGCTAGGGGTATGAGATGTTTTGGAAGTTTTGTGAACTTCTCTATTTCTTCGTCCGTGGAGTTTCCATAGTATTTGAGTCCATATTCTGCCTCGAGCTCTTTGAGAGCTTTTCTTATTTCCTCTACTTTAACTCCAAGTTCTAGAACCATATACTCTCCTCTTTTAACTCCTGGGACTTCAAAGGGAAAATAGTTTGAAGGAATATAGATTGCACTTCCGTTCTCCACTATGAAAGGTCCTTTAACATTAAGTTTTTCTCTGTAGTATTCTTGCTCTGCACGGGTTTTAGAGGAATTAAAGACTATTTCAAATCCTTTCTTTTTTAGCTCCTCCACTATTGGGATTGCCGGCTCTGGATCGTATTCTGGTAAGAGAGTCTTGTCTAGATCCAGGAATATTACTCTGATCATAGGCCGAACCTCAGCAGTGTCTCGGAGTTGTTCTCGACAACTTTCATCCATTCCTCAATGTCTATCTCATTTATTGGCCTCATTATTCTAAGCTTGGGTGGTTCTTCTCCCTCCTTCAGTATTCCATGCTCTATTAGGTCATTTAGAATTCTTCTCTTTAGGTTCTTAGAGGCCATTTTTGAGTGATATATTGTAGCGAGGCTGAGGAGTATCATCTCCCTGACATGTTCCTGCCCCTTGTCCTCGTGGAAGTGTGGGTTAAGGGTTTCAATTTGGAAGATCTCTATTCCCTGGTCAAATACATCTTTGAACTCTTCAACGTTTTCCCACTTTCCAAATCTCTCCAGCAGGTAGACTATTTCATAAGGTTCGATGGAGTAGTTGGTTGAGAATGGCATTATTTCAGCTAACTTCATCGTCATCGCGTGCTCTCCTGCATTTCCCGTGACCATTATCGTGGTTTCAAAGGAAGTCTGTTCGCTTATCAACATGTTGAGGTAGTGGTTTGTTATCTCACTTACTCTTCCCCACTTCTTGAAGTACAAGGTCCCCTTTGTGACTTTGGGCTTGTGCCTCCAGTGGAGCCTTACCATTGTATAGTCACTTTCGCTCATTAGGAAGCCTGCTGCATAGTCCTTAACGTACTCATTCACTGCTCCTGGGATGTAGTTATCTGCATCGACGAAACCCACGTATTCAGCCCCAATTGCCTTGGCTAGAAGAATACCTATGAGCATTCCCTCTCCTTTTCCACTCCTAATGTTGCCTTTTTCGTCTAAAATATCGGTGTAGCCCACCTTTTGAAATGCCTTGGCCAATCCTGGATCTCTTTGATGAACCATTATTATCTTTGAGTTTGTCAAGTTGTAGAAGTGCCTCACTAGATCAACTTCCAGCCTATACCTATTGGGTCCTTCCCTTTTGCTGTTTGATACTATGATGATGGGACATTTATGAGGGATTGCCTTGAGAACACCATCAACGAGGTGAAGCTTTTCGTTTTTCATGGGAACTATAACTGCCATCTTGCCAAGGGTGTCATAGATCTTCTCTCTGGGAATATTTGTAATCGTGTAAACTGGAACGTCCTCAGTCTCTGTGTCGAGCTTTATGACCTTTTGAAGCTCATAAATCTTCACAGCTCCAAATATCTCCTTATATACAGGTGCCTCGAGAAGCATTTAACCACCAAAAAGAATATACAAGAGGGAGTATATAACTGTTAAGGAAGGACTTTTTCCCATATTCTTATTGCCATCCACTTGTCGAGGAATTCATTGAAAGTTCCGCACTTGGGAGAATATATGCAGGCAGGACAGCCGTCTTTGCATGGACACTTCTTTATATGCTCCAAACTCCTGTACATCAGCTTTTCTACGTTCTCATACACCTGCCTAATTATTCCGCTTCCGCCTTCATTCCCATCATAGATGAAGATCACTGGCTTTCCATGGAAGTCATCGTAGCTGTAGCCGCCTATTTCTCTCGAATCCACATGAGTCACAACTGGAGCAAGCTTTATTATATTGGGCTCAATTGCATGAAGCCCTGAGCCTATCCCATCCTTGCTGTCGATCATCTTTTTTACGGCAAATGCGAATTCTTCTCCCTTATCTTTGGCGTGGTGAAGGATGAAACTCCTTATGTAGTGTGTGGTTGCTCCCAGAAGCGTGGGGAATAGAGATTTTCTACTAATTCTGTTGTAGAGGAACATCGCGAGCTCTGGATCTATCTCAGAGGCCACTGCAAAGAATTCCCTAAACTCCTCTTCGGGAACTATCCTAATATCGTTTGGAAACTCAAGCCAGAAACCTTCAGTTTCAAACTCTCTAATGTAGGGGGTGTCAAAGAGTACCCTCGCAAACTTCCAGGATTCCCAAATGTATGGGACGATGTCAATCTCTCCCCTTAGTATCCCCTCATCTTTTAGCTCTTCTAATCTCTTAACGTGCCTTTCAACGTCTCTTCCCCTCACGGCGTATCCAGTGTATTCGTGCCTTACTCTAAGTCTTCCGAACTTCACTTTTATTGGGCCAACAGTTTTCTCGTCTTTAACCTCAAGTATCTCAATGTTTTCAATTTTACTTGAACTAGTATCTATTTCTTCTTCGATTGGAAGAGGCCTCGCAAAAACGAAGTGGAACTTCTCAATCTTTATCTTATCAACTGCCATGTAGGGCCTTCCCCTTGAAAGGTAGACCATTCCAGGGAGTAGACTTCTGTGGAATTCTATCTCATCAACTTCCTCAACTACCATTCCTCTAACTTTGAGGTAGTTTACAAAACGGAGAAGTTCGGCTCCCCTCTTCCTCTGCAAAGCTCCCCTTATCCAGGGTTCATCCACGACTAAGAAGTAGCTTTCATCGCTCGCCGTTCTAATTGAAGAATAGACAGGAGGTCTTCTGAGTCTTATTTCTTCCTCTCCAGTTATTGGATTTCTTGTAACTTCCACGTATCCCTCCTCTACGAGGGTCTTTATGAATCTCTTCCATCTCCCCTCAATTTCTTTAATTGAGACAACTCCAAGTTCAGCTATGGCATAGTGGAGGTGCTTTTTCGCTATCTTTTCATTGTCCAAGTTAACGGGGATTTTCTCCACTAGGCCCTTTTCTATTCCCTCAACGAGCTCATCGAAATGTTCTTTGTAATAGTAGTCCAATCCATTTCTTCTCAAAATTATCCCGTTTATTGCAATTCTATTTGGATCCCTTCCGGCCCTACCAAATCTTTGAATTAGTGAAAACAATCCATCTGAAGGAATCCCATAGTTTATTACTG contains:
- a CDS encoding ATP-binding cassette domain-containing protein, which translates into the protein MEAIIVENLVKKYGDFEAVKGISFKVKQGEIFAFLGPNGAGKTTTVHVLTTLLKPTSGRAIVAGHDVVKEPMEVRKKIGIVFQDPSVDRELTAWENMYIHGRIYGLRGQDLKKKIEELLKFVELWEFRDKQVKYFSGGMQRRLEIARSLLHEPEVLFLDEPTIGLDPQTRAHIWEYIKTMKEEHDMTIFLTTHYMDEAEQLADRIAIIDHGKIIAKGTTEELKKLVGNDIIYVKFEKPTCVQAEFIRGCKILNDGRVALEVNNAAEVLPLVFEKARDMGLKILEVTYHRPTLNDVFLHLTGREIRDEASDRSTMPMRRWGR
- a CDS encoding DEAD/DEAH box helicase, producing MIEELFKGLESEIVGLHEIPPKRGEYGEFKFRNEEVNELVKRLGFRLYSHQVKALEKLYSGKNVVVSTPTASGKSEIFRLFIFDEILSSPSSTFLLIYPTRALINNQMEKFEKENTIFEEICGKRVRAEVLTGDTEWEKRREIIRSKPNVIFTTPDMLHHHILPRWRDYFWLLKGLRLLVVDELHVYRGIFGTNVAYVFKRLFLRLKRLSSSPQILALSATLRNPKEFAEQFFETEFEEVKEAGSPSPRRIIVMFEPRRFTGEQLIKQIVERLTRKNIKTLVFFDSRKGTERIMRLFLFSDAFDRITTYKGTLTKRERFLIERDFREGNLTVLLTTNALELGIDIGDLDAVINYGIPSDGLFSLIQRFGRAGRDPNRIAINGIILRRNGLDYYYKEHFDELVEGIEKGLVEKIPVNLDNEKIAKKHLHYAIAELGVVSIKEIEGRWKRFIKTLVEEGYVEVTRNPITGEEEIRLRRPPVYSSIRTASDESYFLVVDEPWIRGALQRKRGAELLRFVNYLKVRGMVVEEVDEIEFHRSLLPGMVYLSRGRPYMAVDKIKIEKFHFVFARPLPIEEEIDTSSSKIENIEILEVKDEKTVGPIKVKFGRLRVRHEYTGYAVRGRDVERHVKRLEELKDEGILRGEIDIVPYIWESWKFARVLFDTPYIREFETEGFWLEFPNDIRIVPEEEFREFFAVASEIDPELAMFLYNRISRKSLFPTLLGATTHYIRSFILHHAKDKGEEFAFAVKKMIDSKDGIGSGLHAIEPNIIKLAPVVTHVDSREIGGYSYDDFHGKPVIFIYDGNEGGSGIIRQVYENVEKLMYRSLEHIKKCPCKDGCPACIYSPKCGTFNEFLDKWMAIRIWEKVLP
- the mpgP gene encoding mannosyl-3-phosphoglycerate phosphatase translates to MIRVIFLDLDKTLLPEYDPEPAIPIVEELKKKGFEIVFNSSKTRAEQEYYREKLNVKGPFIVENGSAIYIPSNYFPFEVPGVKRGEYMVLELGVKVEEIRKALKELEAEYGLKYYGNSTDEEIEKFTKLPKHLIPLAKDREYSETIFLWKREGWEKDLIRKGFKVTMGSRFYAVHGNSDKGKAAKLLLDLYKRVDEVESYAVGDGENDFPMFDVVDFAFLIGDLRHENAENVTSIKDVLKKI
- the mpgS gene encoding mannosyl-3-phosphoglycerate synthase, with product MLLEAPVYKEIFGAVKIYELQKVIKLDTETEDVPVYTITNIPREKIYDTLGKMAVIVPMKNEKLHLVDGVLKAIPHKCPIIIVSNSKREGPNRYRLEVDLVRHFYNLTNSKIIMVHQRDPGLAKAFQKVGYTDILDEKGNIRSGKGEGMLIGILLAKAIGAEYVGFVDADNYIPGAVNEYVKDYAAGFLMSESDYTMVRLHWRHKPKVTKGTLYFKKWGRVSEITNHYLNMLISEQTSFETTIMVTGNAGEHAMTMKLAEIMPFSTNYSIEPYEIVYLLERFGKWENVEEFKDVFDQGIEIFQIETLNPHFHEDKGQEHVREMILLSLATIYHSKMASKNLKRRILNDLIEHGILKEGEEPPKLRIMRPINEIDIEEWMKVVENNSETLLRFGL
- a CDS encoding PadR family transcriptional regulator codes for the protein MEKPRFKGHLKLLILKLLEENPLHGYGIMTRLEETFGIKVSPGAIYPILSSLRKSGLIEVAGEGKREKKLHKITEKGREYLRKHEDEVKEALEIANKLKEFSELGGKEVAQVLREVVENIDKLSEEQKAALAREFSNFVKRIKLILLGGEQYGGNNSGEPR
- the glmM gene encoding phosphoglucosamine mutase — translated: MGKLFGTFGVRGTANKDITPEFALKIGMAFGTLLRREGKKKPVVVVGRDTRVSGEMLKSALISGLLSVGCDVIDVGIAPTPAIQWATNHLKADGGAVITASHNPPEYNGIKLLEPNGMGLKKEREAIVEEIFFKEDFDRVEWHEIGEVREVDIIKPYIEAIKSKVDVEAIKKRRPFVVVDTSNGAGSLTLPYLLRELGCKVVSVNAHPDGHFPARNPEPNEENLKGFMEIVKALGADFGVAQDGDADRAVFIDENGRFIQGDKTFALVADAVLRENGGGLLVTTVATSNLLDDIAKKHGAKVMRTKVGDLIVARALYENNGTIGGEENGGVIFPDHVLGRDGAMTVAKVVEIFAKSGKKFSELIDELPKYYQIKTKRHVEGDRYAIVNKVAEMARERGYTVDTTDGAKIIFEDGWVLVRASGTEPIIRIFSEAKSEEKAQEYLDLGIELLEKALS
- a CDS encoding ABC transporter permease, with protein sequence MNVFSTMIYRELKRFVRSPSRIMGSILNPLIWLIFFGKGWSGVFNFPMATRIFGGVDYMTYLVPGVVVMTVFNMSFMQGLTIIWDKQFGFMKEILVAPASRVESILGRITGGAIVAMIQGFIMVALSFTIADLKVSGIIPALVLAFFVGIAIAGLGVALALRMSSMEGFQVIVMMLMLPMMFLSGAFYPVKTMPNWMQWLAKINPLTYAVDGVRYYLAGVTPTFGIINDWIVLIILALAFAGIAGLEFRKAYLS
- a CDS encoding mannose-1-phosphate guanylyltransferase/mannose-6-phosphate isomerase, encoding MKTLILAGGKGTRLWPLSRELMPKQFIKVFSNKSLFQKTVERALIFSKPKEIFVVTNKEYRFRVLDDLNEIGVNIPEENILLEPVGKNTLPAIYWGLKVIDESFGDSIVAVLPSDHAIDVNENYIEAFKKAEKLAENYLVTFGIKPTKPHTGYGYIKPGEKISNLGFLVDEFKEKPDLETAKRYVENGYYWNSGMFMFRTTLFMEEARKHAPDVVKAFEEGKTIEEAYELAPEISVDYGIMEKTDKAAVVPLNTYWNDLGSFDAVYEALQKDENGNAVEVRGFKAKYINVDSKNNLILTERLTATVGVEDLIIVDTGDALLVAKKGETQKVKEVYKKLKEENDERAIVHRTAYRPWGSYTVLEEGERYKIKRITVLPGKRLSLQLHYHRSEHWVVVRGTAKVRVGDKEFILRPGESTFIPAGVIHRLENPGKVVLEVIETQIGEYLGEDDIVRIEDDYQRA
- a CDS encoding ATP-binding protein, translated to MIEHFNPWWKGKEGIKEDEDYRKWVESEIKWVPDIIKEILLEPFSLNIIFGPRQVGKTTLLKLIVKKLLDEGINPRSIFYLRCDYISDYKELMNVIDEYLEIREIEGIRSSYILLDEVTFPREWFRAIKLYIDMGKFKNDVLILTGSTSMHTKGEVETFPGRRGKGKDVVMLPLTFREFIKIASPKLHSLLPRINSLDKVEECLKAVPFIKELNKLFKLYLLSGGFPRAVKDILRYNKVSEETYETYISWMRGDILKLGKSEEVARRIMKAIIKKLPSPVSWHGIAKEIDIGSHKTVFNYIELFERMFLVKVLPYIDPNKLEVDFRREKKVHLIDPFLYHLVSRWTLTEEPSEDKIVESVVATHVARRYEVGYWRDGREIDVVTRDGIGIEVKWSDNIKASPVKVGKIRKVITLSKSKFSRDPLVIPVSVFLSCI